The Deltaproteobacteria bacterium genomic interval GAGATCGACTGGGACACGGCGGTCCGCGAGGTCGCGGAGAAGCTGGCGGCGGTGCGCGACGCGCACGGCGGCGAGTCGATCTTCTATTACGGCGGCGGCGGCCAGGGAAACCACCTGCCCGGCGCCTACGGCCGTTCGACGAAGAGCGTGCTCGGCGTGCGCTACCAGTCGAGCGCGCTCGCGCAGGAGAAGACGGGCGAGTTCTGGGTCGCCGGCCGGATGCTCGGCGGCTTCTCGAGCAGCGACTTCGAGCACTGCGAGGTCGCGATCTTCCTCGGCAAGAACCCCTGGTTCTCGCACGGCATCCAGCGCGCGCGCGTCACCCTGCGCGAGATCGCGAAGGACCCGCTGCGCACGCTCGTCGTGATCGACCCGCGCCGCACGGAGACCGCCGAGATCGCCGACGTGCACCTCCAGGTGCGCCCCGGCGCCGACGCCTTCCTGCTCGCCGCGCTCTGCGCCGTGCTCGTGCAGGAGGACCTCTGCGCGCGCGAATGGATCGCCGCCCACGCCGACGGCACGGCCGACGTGCTGCCCCACTTCGCGTCGCTCGACGTCGCGGCGTACTGCGAGAAGAGCGGCGTGCCGGAGGAGCGGGTGCGCAGCACCGCGCGGCGCATCGCCCGCGCGTCGAGCGTCGCGTTCTTCGAGGACCTCGGCGTGCAGATGAACCTGCACTCGACCCTGGTGTCGTATCTCCACTACCTGCTGGTGTTGCTCACGGGGAACTTCGGCAAGCAGGGCGCCGCCTACCGGCCGACCTCGCTCGTGCCGCTCGTCGCGGGGCTCGAGCGCCTCGACGCCGATCTGCGCCGCACGCCGGTCACCGGCGCGCGCATCATCGCCGGCCTGATTCCCTGCAACTCGATCCCCGAGGAGATCCTCACCGATCACCCGAAACGCTTCCGCGCCATGCTCGTCGAAAGCGGCAACCCCGCGCACTCGCTGGCCGACAGCGCGCGCATGCGCGAGGCGCTCGCGGCGCTCGACCTCCTGGTGGTGATCGACGTGGCCTTCACGGAGACGGCGCGGCTCGCGCACTACGTGCTGCCGGTCGCGAGCCAGTTCGAGAAGGCGGAGGCCACCTTCTTCAACTTCGAGTTCCCGCAGAACTACTTCCACGTGCGCCGGGCGCTGATGGATCCGCTGCCGGGGCTCTTCTCCGAGGCCGAGCTGCACGCGCGCCTCGTCGAAGCGCTCGGCGCGCTCCCGCAGGACGCCGTCGCGGCGCTGCGCAGCGCCTGGGGCGACGGGCGCGCGGCCTTCCGCACGAAGTTCTTCGAGCTCGTCGGGGCGAGGCCCGACCTACTCGGCGTCGTGCCGGTTCTTCTCTTCCGTGCGATCGGCGATCTGCTGCCGAAGGGCCTCGCGGAGTCTGCCGCCATCTGGGGGCTCTGCCAGATCGCGGCGCAGCGGCAGCGCGAACCGATGGCGCGCGCGGGCTTCGGCGGCGAGCCGGGCGACGCGGGCGACGCCCTCTTCGACGCGCTGATCGGGAGCAGGAGCGCCGTCATCTTCTCGGTCGACGACTGGGAGGAGAGCTTCGCGCGCGTGCACACGCCGAACGGCCGCCTCCAACTCGCCATCCCG includes:
- a CDS encoding molybdopterin-dependent oxidoreductase; the protein is MATASIPSDWKSNACILCACNCGIEVQLGGADGRQLVRVRGDDAHPISQGYACEKALRLDFYQNGPHRLTKPLRRRADGTFEEIDWDTAVREVAEKLAAVRDAHGGESIFYYGGGGQGNHLPGAYGRSTKSVLGVRYQSSALAQEKTGEFWVAGRMLGGFSSSDFEHCEVAIFLGKNPWFSHGIQRARVTLREIAKDPLRTLVVIDPRRTETAEIADVHLQVRPGADAFLLAALCAVLVQEDLCAREWIAAHADGTADVLPHFASLDVAAYCEKSGVPEERVRSTARRIARASSVAFFEDLGVQMNLHSTLVSYLHYLLVLLTGNFGKQGAAYRPTSLVPLVAGLERLDADLRRTPVTGARIIAGLIPCNSIPEEILTDHPKRFRAMLVESGNPAHSLADSARMREALAALDLLVVIDVAFTETARLAHYVLPVASQFEKAEATFFNFEFPQNYFHVRRALMDPLPGLFSEAELHARLVEALGALPQDAVAALRSAWGDGRAAFRTKFFELVGARPDLLGVVPVLLFRAIGDLLPKGLAESAAIWGLCQIAAQRQREPMARAGFGGEPGDAGDALFDALIGSRSAVIFSVDDWEESFARVHTPNGRLQLAIPELFNELDALADEPAPGVSPEFPFVLSAGERRSFTANTIIRNPAWRRKDKSGALRMNPGDAERVGVAEGGRVRLSTRRGSAVVDVEVSDRMQPGHVSLPNGLGLDFPDLGRTGVAPNDLTRIEDRDWLAGTPWHKHTPARIEAL